In a genomic window of Pseudomonadota bacterium:
- a CDS encoding HAMP domain-containing protein: MPSSTETKSLPAAKGSAQHRRSFATVVARVGQKVLSGMPSALPIAIKLALVIGLLITLVMGLLGALLVYNQSRIMGDQIAMSGRSMALQLAEAAKEPTLASDQLALSVLVNNLTGGGTTVLGAAVLDETGKLLSQAGAVPFSTEQVTDSLWPLLNEQLREFDWEWRGTRETPVEVVTYATPLRYEDVTAGYALVTLSRSLMNQSLYDLMRTIGVATLVMILLGFVLSFLLARRLSRPIMELVDAGRAMSEGRYQHRISERRNDEIGNLIGAFNSMADGLLHKAQVEDAFSRYVSPTVARNILSNLGDVELGGQRIDGSILFADIAGFTSLSERMKPEQVAELLNEYFSYIARASSVYNGVVDKYIGDCAMIVFGVPDEDPEHSFNAVACASLIRAVVKRLNERRRSRGQETVEFRFGINAGQMLAGNMGSRDRMQYTVVGDTVNLASRLCTYAESGCIVISRELYARPPVFKRLAAHQHRDIKVRGKSEPVAIYEVDCFIEPYNGDIERQADKIVSRHLWPLG; encoded by the coding sequence ATGCCCAGCTCAACTGAAACGAAGTCTCTGCCCGCTGCCAAGGGCAGCGCTCAGCATCGACGCAGCTTCGCGACGGTGGTGGCCAGGGTTGGCCAGAAAGTGCTGAGTGGGATGCCCAGTGCCCTGCCGATCGCCATCAAGCTCGCGTTGGTGATCGGTTTGCTGATTACGCTGGTCATGGGGCTATTGGGAGCCCTGCTGGTCTATAACCAGTCGCGAATCATGGGCGACCAGATCGCAATGTCGGGCCGGTCGATGGCACTGCAACTCGCGGAAGCCGCCAAGGAGCCGACCCTCGCCAGCGACCAACTGGCGCTCAGCGTGCTGGTCAACAATCTGACCGGAGGCGGAACGACCGTTCTGGGCGCAGCGGTACTGGATGAGACCGGCAAACTACTCAGCCAGGCGGGGGCGGTGCCTTTCAGCACCGAGCAGGTCACTGACTCATTGTGGCCGCTGCTCAACGAACAACTGCGTGAGTTCGACTGGGAGTGGCGTGGCACCCGCGAGACACCGGTCGAGGTGGTCACCTACGCCACACCCCTGCGCTACGAAGATGTCACCGCCGGCTACGCGTTGGTGACGCTGAGCCGTTCGTTGATGAATCAGTCGCTCTACGACCTGATGCGCACCATCGGTGTCGCCACCCTGGTGATGATCCTGTTGGGATTCGTACTGTCGTTTCTGCTCGCCCGGCGCCTCTCGCGCCCCATCATGGAACTGGTGGATGCCGGCCGGGCGATGAGCGAAGGTCGCTATCAACACCGCATCAGCGAGCGCCGCAACGATGAGATCGGCAATCTTATCGGCGCTTTCAATTCCATGGCTGACGGCCTGCTACACAAGGCTCAGGTTGAAGACGCCTTTTCTCGCTACGTCTCGCCGACCGTGGCGCGCAACATACTTTCCAACCTCGGCGACGTGGAACTGGGGGGACAGCGCATCGACGGCAGCATCCTGTTTGCCGATATCGCCGGCTTTACCAGCCTCTCCGAACGGATGAAACCCGAGCAGGTGGCGGAGCTGTTAAATGAATACTTCTCCTATATCGCGCGCGCCAGCTCGGTCTACAACGGTGTCGTGGACAAGTACATCGGTGACTGCGCCATGATCGTCTTCGGCGTCCCTGACGAAGACCCCGAGCACAGCTTCAACGCAGTAGCGTGCGCCTCGCTGATCCGCGCGGTGGTCAAACGCCTCAACGAGCGCCGCCGCTCGCGTGGCCAGGAGACCGTAGAGTTTCGCTTTGGCATCAATGCCGGGCAGATGCTGGCCGGCAACATGGGGTCACGCGATCGGATGCAGTACACCGTGGTTGGCGACACGGTCAATCTCGCCTCCCGCCTCTGCACTTATGCCGAATCGGGCTGCATCGTCATCAGCCGCGAACTCTATGCGCGCCCTCCGGTCTTCAAGCGCCTTGCGGCGCACCAGCACCGTGATATCAAGGTGCGTGGCAAGTCCGAGCCGGTGGCGATCTATGAAGTGGATTGTTTCATCGAGCCGTATAACGGTGACATCGAACGCCAAGCCGACAAGATCGTCAGCCGCCACTTGTGGCCTCTCGGTTAG